In Brassica rapa cultivar Chiifu-401-42 chromosome A06, CAAS_Brap_v3.01, whole genome shotgun sequence, a single window of DNA contains:
- the LOC103872694 gene encoding protein NRT1/ PTR FAMILY 2.9 isoform X1 yields the protein MISYYLHKYQLIDDNQFFSAFLCLPRFTSFLCFKNILYNILISVFCLNVLGNETFEKLGIVGSSSNLVIYLTTVFNMKSITAATVVNIYSGTSNFGTIVAAFLCDSYFGRYKTLSVAMIACFLGSVAMDLTAVINQLHPAKCAKEIGSVCKGPSIVQIMFLAGAMVLLVIGAGGIRPCNLPFGADQFDPKTKEGKRGIESFFNWYFFTFTFAQMVSLTVIVYVQSNVSWSIGLAIPAILMFLGCIIFFSGSKLYVKVKPSGSPIHSITRVIVVAIKKRKLNLVGSMYNHTAKDFRNSKLSHTEQFRFLDKAAIQTPDDKLNIDGSPADPWKLCSMQQVEEVKCVIRVLPVWLSAALFYVAYIQQTTYTIFQSLQSDRHLGSKSFQIPPATYTVFLMLGMTIFIPIYDRVLVPFLRKYTGRDSGITQLQRVGAGMFLCITSMMVSATVEQHRRTVALTRPPLGFALRKGAISSMSGMWLIPQLVLMGVGDALAGVGQMEFYYKQFPENMRSFAGSLYYCGIGLASYLSSFLLSAVHNITEGSLGGNWLPEDLNKGRLEYFYYFVAGMMTINFAYFLLVSHWYRYKDVVAKDNDIDKVSV from the exons ATGATATCttattatttacataaatatcAATTAATTGATGATAACCAATTTTTTTCTGCTTTTCTTTGTCTACCACGTTTCACTTCTTTTCTttgctttaaaaatattttatataacattttGATTAGTGTGTTTTGTCTTAATGTGTTAGGAAATGAGACATTTGAGAAGCTTGGAATAGTTGGGAGCTCATCAAATCTAGTTATATACTTAACCACGGTTTTCAACATGAAAAGCATCACGGCAGCGACAGTAGTCAACATCTACTCTGGTACAAGCAACTTTGGCACCATCGTCGCCGCTTTCCTCTGCGACTCTTACTTCGGCCGCTACAAAACCCTATCTGTCGCCATGATCGCTTGCTTCCTC GGTTCGGTGGCAATGGACCTAACGGCAGTGATCAATCAGCTGCATCCAGCTAAATGCGCTAAAGAGATAGGTAGCGTGTGCAAGGGGCCATCCATCGTACAGATAATGTTTCTTGCCGGAGCAATGGTTTTGCTGGTGATCGGAGCCGGTGGCATCAGGCCATGCAATCTCCCGTTTGGTGCTGACCAGTTTGATCCTAAGACTAAAGAAGGGAAACGAGGGATTGAGAGTTTCTTTAATTGGTATTTCTTCACCTTCACGTTTGCTCAAATGGTGTCGTTAACGGTCATCGTCTACGTGCAGTCGAACGTGAGCTGGAGCATCGGTTTAGCCATCCCAGCTATCTTAATGTTTCTTGgttgcatcatcttcttctctggTTCTAAGCTTTATGTCAAGGTTAAACCTAGTGGCAGTCCTATTCACAGCATAACACGCGTCATCGTAGTCGCAATCAAGAAAAGGAAGTTGAATCTCGTTGGTTCGATGTACAACCACACTGCAAAGGACTTCAGGAACTCGAAACTGAGCCATACAGAGCAGTTTAG GTTCCTTGACAAAGCGGCAATCCAAACGCCAGACGATAAGCTGAACATAGACGGCTCTCCGGCGGATCCATGGAAGCTCTGCAGTATGCAGCAAGTGGAGGAAGTGAAATGCGTGATTCGGGTGCTTCCAGTTTGGCTCTCAGCAGCCTTGTTCTATGTAGCTTATATACAACAAACAACCTACACAATCTTCCAGTCTCTTCAATCCGATAGACACCTCGGTTCAAAGAGTTTCCAGATCCCTCCCGCCACTTATACAGTCTTCTTGATGCTTGGAATGACGATATTCATACCTATCTATGACCGCGTCCTTGTACCTTTCCTTAGAAAGTATACAGGTAGAGACAGCGGTATCACTCAACTGCAAAGAGTTGGAGCAGGAATGTTTCTATGCATCACAAGTATGATGGTGTCAGCAACTGTAGAGCAACACAGAAGAACTGTAGCTCTCACAAGACCGCCACTAGGCTTTGCACTAAGGAAAGGCGCAATCTCTTCGATGTCCGGTATGTGGCTGATTCCTCAGCTAGTGCTAATGGGTGTTGGGGACGCTCTAGCTGGAGTTGGTCAGATGGAGTTTTACTATAAACAGTTTCCAGAGAACATGAGAAGTTTCGCTGGTTCTTTGTATTATTGTGGGATTGGATTGGCGAGTTACCTCAGCAGCTTTCTGCTATCAGCTGTGCATAATATCACAGAGGGATCTTTGGGTGGGAATTGGCTTCCTGAAGATCTAAACAAGGGAAGACTGGAGTATTTTTACTACTTTGTTGCTGGTATGATGACTATAAACTTTGCTTATTTCTTATTAGTCTCACATTGGTACCGTTACAAAGATGTTGTGGCCAAGGACAATGACATAGATAAGGTTTCAGTGTAA
- the LOC103872693 gene encoding isochorismate synthase 2, chloroplastic — translation MASLHCSSYFLGTNLTKQNSVAIFQSYSPTSFTKLASRVSRQRFLLCSLAMNGCEADHKEPLGTVETRTLSTVTSPAIATEKLITAVSNLKTEPPSFSSGIIRLQVPIDQTIGAIDWLHAQDDALPRSFFSCRRSDAGRQDLLQDLSSENVNGSSDRNPVSVAGIGSAVFFRDLRPFSHDHWRCIRRFLSSTSPLIRAYGGLRFDPRGKIAVEWEQFGSFYFTVPQVEFAEFGENSVLAATVAWDEEISWTLENAIEALQETMLQVSSGIMRLRRESLGVSVVSKNHVPSEGAYYPAVASALEIIKAKNSPLSKVVLARSTRIITDTNIDPIAWLARLQREGQDAYQFCLQPLGAPAFIGNTPERLFHRKHLGVCSEALAATRPRGDSAVSDMEIERDLLTSPKDDLEFSIVRENIREKLKAICDRVIVRPPKTVRKLARVQHLYSQLAGQLRREDDEFDILTALHPTPAVCGCPVDEARILIKQIESFDRGMYAGPVGYFGGGESEFSVGIRSALVEKGLGALIYAGTGIVSGSDSSSEWNELDLKISQFTKSLEPALQPIN, via the exons ATGGCATCGCTGCACTGTTCATCTTATTTTCTGGGCACAAATCTTACAAAACAAAACTCCGTTGCGATCTTCCAAAGCTACTCTCCAACCTCATTCACCAAGCTTGCCTCTCGTGTCTCTCGCcag AGGTTCCTACTCTGCTCGCTGGCCATGAACGGGTGTGAGGCTGACCATAAAGAGCCACTTGGCACGGTAGAGACAAGAACTCTATCCACGGTTACGTCACCGGCTATTGCGACGGAGAAGCTGATAACCGCCGTCTCTAACCTTAAAACGGAACCGCCTTCGTTCTCATCCGGCATCATCCGATTACAG GTGCCCATTGACCAGACAATCGGTGCAATAGATTGGCTTCATGCGCAAGATGATGCTCTTCCTCGCAGTTTCTTTTCATGTCGCCGCAGCGACGCTGGCCGTCAAGATCTTCTCCAAGACTTGTCGAGCGAGAATGTGAACGGATCATCTGATCGTAATCCGGTCAGTGTTGCTGGAATCGGGTCTGCTGTATTTTTCCGTGATCTGAGGCCATTCTCTCATGATCACTGGAGATGTATCCGAAG GTTTCTGTCTTCGACGTCTCCTTTGATTCGTGCGTACGGTGGACTTCGGTTTGATCCTAGAGGAAAGATCGCTGTCGAATGGGAACAGTTTGGCTCTTTTTATTTCACAGTGCCTCAG GTCGAGTTTGCTGAGTTTGGGGAAAACTCAGTGCTGGCTGCAACTGTTGCTTGGGACGAGGAGATCTCATGGACGCTTGAAAATGCTATTGAAGCACTTCAGGAGACTATGCTTCAG GTTTCTTCTGGAATAATGAGATTACGGAGAGAATCTTTAGGAGTTTCTGTTGTTAGCAAGAACCACGTTCCTAGTGAAGGAGCCTATTACCCTGCTGTAGCTAGTGCTCTGGAGATTATAAAGGCCAAAAATTCACCCCTAAGCAAG GTTGTGCTTGCACGCAGCACTAGAATCATTACTGATACCAATATTGATCCTATTGCTTGGTTAGCACGGTTGCAG CGTGAAGGACAAGACGCGTATCAATTCTGTCTTCAGCCACTAGGTGCACCAGCATTTATAGGAAACACG CCTGAGAGGCTCTTCCACAGAAAACATCTAGGTGTCTGCAGCGAGGCTTTGGCTGCAACTAGGCCTAGAGGTGATTCAGCAGTTTCTGATATGGAAATAGAGCGTGACTTACTAACCAG TCCTAAAGACGATCTTGAGTTCTCCATCGTGCGAGAGAATATAAGAGAAAAACTAAAA GCTATATGTGACAGAGTAATTGTGAGGCCCCCAAAAACAGTGAGAAAGCTTGCAAGAGTACAACACCTTTATTCACAATTGGCAGGGCAGCTAAGAAGAGAAGATGATGAG tTTGACATCTTAACTGCTTTGCATCCAACGCCAGCTGTTTGTGGATGTCCAGTAGATGAAGCACGGATTTTGATTAAGCAAATTG aGTCATTTGATAGAGGAATGTATGCTGGACCTGTTGGATACTTTGGTGGTGGAGAGAGTGAATTTTCTGTAGGCATAAGATCTGCTTTAGTCGAGAAG GGTCTTGGAGCATTGATCTATGCAGGAACAGGAATAGTTTCAGGAAGCGATTCATCCTCAGAGTGGAACGAGCTTGATCTTAAGATCTCTCAG TTCACTAAATCACTTGAACCAGCTTTGCAGCCTATCAACTAA
- the LOC103872695 gene encoding calcium-dependent protein kinase 10 has protein sequence MGNCNVCVKPPNSEESTQKPKRPNQNLKPNPYAAGAIVRSPGTTLKDAVIPTSHRTKISDKYILGRELGRGEFGITHLCTDRETREALACKSISKRKLRTAVDVEDVRREVAIMSTLPDHPNVVKLRATYEDGENVHLVMELCEGGELFDRIVARGHYTERAAAGVARTIAEVVMMCHSNGVVHRDLKPENFLFANKKENSALKAIDFGLSVFFKPGDKFTEIVGSPYYMAPEVLKRDYGPEVDVWSAGVIIYILLCGVPPFWAETEQGVALAILRGVIDFKRDPWPQVSESAKSLVRQMLDPDPAKRLTAQQVLAHPWIQHAKKAPNVPLGDIVRSRLKQFSMMNRFKKKVLRVIAEHLSVQEVEVIKDMFSLMDEDNDGRITYPELKAGLQKVGSQLGEPEIKMLMEVADVDGNGVLDYGEFVAVIIHLQKIENDELFKLAFMFFDKDGSTYIELDELREALTDELGEPDVSVLNDIMREVDADKDGRINYDEFVTMMKAGTDWRKASRQYSRERFKSLSLNLMKDGSLHLHDALTGQSVPV, from the exons ATGGGTAACTGTAACGTCTGTGTGAAGCCTCCCAACTCGGAAGAGTCGACTCAGAAGCCCAAAAGGCCCAACCAAAACCTGAAACCAAACCCCTACGCCGCCGGCGCCATCGTCAGATCCCCCGGGACTACTCTCAAGGACGCCGTGATCCCCACGAGCCACCGCACGAAGATCTCCGACAAGTACATCCTAGGCCGCGAGCTCGGCCGCGGCGAGTTCGGGATCACTCACCTCTGCACCGATCGCGAGACTCGCGAAGCCCTCGCCTGCAAATCGATCTCCAAGCGCAAGCTCCGAACGGCCGTCGACGTCGAGGACGTCCGCCGCGAGGTCGCGATCATGTCCACTCTCCCGGACCACCCGAACGTGGTGAAGCTCAGGGCGACTTACGAGGACGGCGAGAACGTGCATCTGGTGATGGAGCTCTGCGAAGGAGGAGAGCTTTTCGATCGGATTGTCGCCAGAGGGCATTACACGGAGCGCGCGGCGGCGGGAGTTGCGAGGACGATCGCTGAGGTGGTGATGATGTGTCATTCGAATGGTGTTGTGCATAGAGATTTGAAGCCTGAGAATTTCTTGTTTGCGAATAAGAAGGAGAACTCTGCTTTGAAGGCTATTGATTTTGGGTTGTCTGTGTTCTTCAAACCTG gaGATAAGTTTACGGAGATTGTAGGGAGTCCTTATTACATGGCTCCTGAGGTGTTGAAGAGAGATTATGGACCTGAAGTTGATGTGTGGAGTGCTGGTGTTATCATCTATATCTTGCTCTGTGGTGTTCCTCCCTTTTGGGCTg AGACGGAACAAGGAGTGGCTCTTGCGATTTTGCGGGGAGTTATTGATTTTAAGAGAGACCCTTGGCCTCAGGTTTCGGAGAGTGCTAAGAGTCTTGTGAGGCAGATGTTGGATCCTGATCCGGCTAAGCGTTTGACTGCTCAGCAAGTGTTGG CTCATCCTTGGATACAGCATGCGAAGAAAGCTCCGAATGTTCCTTTAGGGGATATAGTCAGATCGAGATTGAAGCAGTTCTCTATGATGAATAGATTCAAAAAGAAGGTTCTTCGT GTGATTGCGGAGCACTTGTCTGTTCAAGAGGTTGAAGTGATCAAGGACATGTTCTCACTGATGGATGAGGACAACGATGGTAGAATAACTTACCCGGAACTCAAAGCTGGACTTCAGAAGGTTGGCTCACAACTTGGTGAGCCAGAGATCAAAATGTTGATGGAAGTG GCGGATGTTGATGGGAATGGGGTTTTGGATTATGGAGAGTTTGTAGCTGTGATCATACACTTGCAGAAGATAGAGAACGACGAGCTTTTCAAGCTAGCTTTTATGTTCTTTGACAAAGATGGAAGTACATACATCGAGCTTGATGAGCTACGGGAAGCTTTAACTGACGAGTTAGGTGAACCAGATGTCAGTGTTTTAAACGACATCATGCGTGAAGTTGATGCTGACAAG GATGGGCGTATAAACTATGATGAGTTTGTGACGATGATGAAAGCAGGAACAGATTGGAGAAAGGCGTCAAGGCAATACTCAAGAGAGAGGTTCAAAAGCTTAAGCCTTAACTTGATGAAAGATGGGTCATTGCATCTCCATGACGCTCTCACTGGACAATCTGTTCCTGTTTGA
- the LOC103872691 gene encoding probable WRKY transcription factor 61, with translation MNDGCQWRKYGQKIAKGNPCPRAYYRCTIAPSCPVRKQVQRCSEDMSILISTYEGTHNHPLPLSATAMASATSAAASMLLSGASSSSSAAAADLHGLNFSLSGNSNIPKPKSPFLQTSSSGHPTVTLDLTTSSSSQQPFLSMLNRFSAPPSNVSRSNSYPSTNLNFSNSTNTLMNWGGVGNRNEQYRAAYGNISTLQQSPYHHVIQTRIAGSSLDPFGRSSSYSPHPTQTNLDYVGIKSITHQVQYLPAETIKAITTNSNFQSALATALSSIMGTDVKMDNVTRNEAEKSP, from the exons ATGAACGATGGATGTCAATGGAGGAAATATGGCCAGAAAATAGCTAAAGGTAATCCATGTCCACGAGCTTACTATCGTTGTACCATTGCACCTTCTTGTCCCGTAAGAAAACAA GTACAGAGATGTTCAGAAGATATGTCTATTCTTATCTCAACTTACGAAGGAACACACAACCATCCACTTCCACTGTCAGCAACCGCAATGGCCTCCGCCACTTCAGCCGCAGCCTCCATGCTCCTCTCCGgagcttcctcctcctcctcggccGCCGCAGCTGATCTTCATGGCCTAAACTTCTCCCTCTCCGGCAATAGCAACATTCCAAAACCTAAATCACCGTTCCTCCAAACCTCTTCTTCAGGCCACCCAACCGTTACTCTCGACCTCACAACCTCCTCCTCGTCGCAGCAACCATTCTTATCAATGCTTAATAGGTTCAGTGCTCCTCCTAGTAATGTCTCAAGATCTAATAGCTATCCTTCAACCAATCTCAACTTCTCAAACAGCACTAACACACTGATGAATTGGGGTGGTGTTGGTAATCGCAATGAGCAATACCGTGCAGCTTACGGCAACATTAGCACCCTTCAGCAATCACCATACCACCATGTGATTCAAACCCGAATTGCCGGGTCATCTTTGGACCCATTTGGAAGGTCGTCTTCATATTCACCACATCCTACACAAACCAATCTTGATTACGTTGGAATCAAGAGTATTACTCATCAAGTGCAATATTTACCGGCGGAAACAATCAAAGCCATTACGACAAATTCAAATTTCCAGTCGGCTCTTGCTACTGCTCTATCTTCCATTATGGGCACAGATGTAAAAATGGATAATGTGACTAGAAATGAAGCTGAGAAGAGCCCTTGA
- the LOC117125936 gene encoding uncharacterized protein LOC117125936, translated as MTRRMAGFGEEESGISDSEIIEGFLRPKIEGEAVAIPGLIVELGEELYTREPWLLPQTAHPILNPREWLYLGNPNRNNFPVEGVDHEGCWVRIGSAILIRSEETDEIIGGTSRFRYRFRNKGDKHALRWSNWFMKEFRLFNPTPHVICKITEKLS; from the coding sequence ATGACGAGGAGGATGGCAGGATTCGGCGAGGAAGAAAGTGGGATCTCAGACAGTGAGATCATAGAGGGTTTTCTGCGGCCAAAGATTGAAGGAGAAGCAGTGGCGATTCCGGGATTGATAGTGGAATTGGGGGAGGAGTTGTACACTCGAGAGCCATGGCTCCTTCCGCAGACAGCCCATCCCATCCTTAACCCTCGAGAGTGGCTCTACTTGGGGAATCCGAATCGAAATAATTTCCCCGTTGAAGGAGTTGATCACGAAGGGTGTTGGGTTCGCATTGGAAGTGCCATCTTGATCCGATCCGAGGAGACTGATGAAATAATTGGGGGAACGTCGAGATTCAGATATCGCTTCAGGAACAAGGGGGACAAACATGCTCTGAGGTGGAGTAATTGGTTCATGAAAGAGTTTCGTCTCTTTAACCCAACCCCTCATGTTATTTGCAAGATTACTGAAAAGCTGTCCTAA
- the LOC103872697 gene encoding pentatricopeptide repeat-containing protein At1g18900: MMRPQQISKLSSSARSFFLSGSRSSAADGSPSAFNDDEPCVSRRQQLRHEAALAEKLPSSIIIRKPLVAGSILPGEAETKPAVLKKVDGSGRPSLLPQHVCSSSSPALPSKPHSVTYASIREEEEEASSSAPIGDQIFRAGYAAVSILSDLANFKLPSSDGGSSEVFGLGKSCMVDPARPITSVKSVIRREDLAKAYPRSSAAKESSASKIRNSSSNFRGTKEGFKQVSAQKRYHHHTSGKRTTSMLQRHNNIDSNRFVPNEMMKAPSSRQYCNVKEVENVSSILKTFRWGPAAEMALENLRLTMGPYQANQVLKKMNDYGNALGFFYWLKRQPKFKHDEHTYTTMVGNLGRAKQFRAINKLLDEMVRDGCRPNTVTYNRLIHSYGRANYLNEAMNVFNQMQEAGCEPDRVTYCTLIDIHAKAGFLDVAMDMHQRMEAAGISTDTFTYSVIINCLGKAGHLPAAHKLFCEMVDQGCTPNLVTYNIMMDLHAKARNYQSALKLYRDMQNAGFRPDKVTYSIVMEVLGHCGYLEEAEGVFTEMRDNNWVPDEPVYGLLVDLWGKAGNVEKAWYWYQAMLHAGLLPNVPTCNSLLSTFLRVDKIGEAYELLQNMLALGLRPSLQTYTLLLSCCTDGRSKLDMGYYGQLMASTGHPAHMFLLKMPSAGPDGQNVRNHVNSFLDLMHSEDRESKRGLVDAVVDFLHKSGQKEEAGSVWEVAAQKNVFPDALREKSSSYWLINLHVMSEGTAVTALSRTLAWFRRQMLISGSCPSRIDIVTGWGRRSRVTGTSMVRQAVEELLNMFGSPFFTESGNSGCFVGCGESLNRWLMQSYVERMHLL; this comes from the coding sequence ATGATGCGTCCACAGCAAATCAGCAAACTCTCAAGTTCAGCAAGATCCTTTTTCCTTAGTGGATCTAGATCAAGTGCAGCTGATGGGAGTCCTTCTGCATTCAACGATGACGAGCCTTGTGTCTCCAGACGCCAGCAACTTAGGCACGAAGCTGCACTAGCTGAAAAACTACCATCCAGTATTATTATCCGTAAGCCTCTTGTAGCGGGAAGCATATTACCAGGAGAGGCAGAGACTAAACCGGCTGTTCTAAAGAAggttgatggttctggtcggcCATCTCTATTGCCACAGCATgtttgctcttcttcttctcctgctCTGCCTAGTAAACCACATTCGGTTACTTATGCATCAAttagagaggaggaggaggaagcttcttcttcagcaCCTATTGGGGATCAGATTTTCAGAGCCGGTTATGCAGCGGTTAGTATTTTGTCTGATTTAGCTAACTTTAAGCTTCCTTCATCTGATGGAGGGAGTAGTGAAGTGTTTGGATTAGGGAAGAGCTGTATGGTGGATCCAGCTCGGCCTATCACAAGTGTCAAGTCAGTTATAAGaagagaggacttggccaaagcTTACCCTAGATCATCAGCTGCAAAAGAGTCTTCAGCTAGTAAAATTAGAAATTCTAGTAGCAACTTCCGAGGGACTAAGGAAGGATTCAAACAAGTCTCGGCACAGAAAAGGTATCATCATCACACATCTGGCAAGAGGACGACAAGCATGTTGCAGAGACACAATAATATTGATTCAAACAGGTTTGTGCCAAACGAAATGATGAAAGCGCCTTCTTCAAGGCAGTATTGTAACGTCAAAGAGGTGGAAAACGTTTCCAGCATTTTGAAAACATTCAGGTGGGGTCCTGCTGCTGAGATGGCTCTTGAGAATCTCCGCTTAACGATGGGTCCGTACCAGGCGAACCAAGTTCTCAAGAAGATGAACGACTACGGAAACGCTCTTGGTTTCTTCTACTGGCTCAAAAGGCAGCCTAAGTTTAAGCACGACGAGCACACTTACACCACCATGGTTGGTAACCTCGGCCGTGCTAAACAGTTTCGGGCCATAAACAAGCTTCTCGATGAGATGGTTAGAGACGGTTGTAGGCCAAACACAGTTACTTACAACCGTCTTATCCACAGCTACGGCCGTGCTAATTACCTCAACGAAGCGATGAATGTGTTTAATCAGATGCAAGAAGCTGGATGCGAACCAGACCGTGTAACTTACTGTACACTCATAGACATTCACGCCAAGGCTGGGTTTCTCGACGTTGCGATGGATATGCACCAGAGGATGGAAGCGGCTGGTATCTCAACCGACACTTTCACTTACAGTGTCATTATCAACTGTCTTGGGAAAGCTGGGCATTTACCAGCTGCACACAAGCTCTTCTGCGAGATGGTTGATCAGGGCTGTACACCTAACTTGGTCACGTACAATATCATGATGGACTTGCACGCCAAGGCGAGGAACTACCAGAGCGCGTTGAAGCTTTACCGCGACATGCAGAACGCTGGGTTTAGGCCTGATAAAGTGACGTATAGTATTGTGATGGAGGTGCTTGGGCACTGTGGGTATCTAGAGGAAGCTGAGGGTGTCTTCACCGAGATGCGGGATAACAATTGGGTTCCTGATGAGCctgtttatgggcttttggtggATCTGTGGGGGAAAGCTGGTAATGTTGAGAAGGCTTGGTATTGGTATCAAGCAATGCTTCATGCTGGTTTGTTACCGAATGTTCCTACGTGTAATTCTCTTCTTAGTACCTTCCTTAGGGTTGACAAGATAGGGGAAGCGTATGAGTTGTTGCAGAACATGCTGGCTCTTGGTCTACGCCCCTCTTTGCAGACGTACACGTTGCTCTTGAGTTGTTGCACGGATGGTCGGTCAAAGCTTGATATGGGTTACTATGGTCAGCTAATGGCGAGCACTGGTCATCCGGCGCATATGTTTCTTCTCAAGATGCCGTCTGCAGGCCCTGATGGGCAGAACGTGCGTAATCATGTGAACAGCTTCTTGGATCTGATGCACAGCGAGGACAGAGAGAGCAAGAGAGGGCTTGTGGACGCGGTGGTTGACTTTCTACACAAGTCAGGGCAAAAAGAAGAGGCTGGATCGGTTTGGGAAGTTGCAGCACAGAAGAATGTTTTTCCTGATGCGTTGAGGGAGAAAAGCAGCAGCTATTGGCTTATTAATCTCCATGTAATGTCGGAAGGAACTGCAGTGACCGCGTTGTCTAGGACGCTTGCTTGGTTCCGTAGGCAGATGCTAATCTCCGGATCTTGTCCTTCTCGGATTGATATAGTGACTGGTTGGGGAAGACGTAGTAGAGTGACTGGTACGTCGATGGTGAGACAAGCGGTTGAAGAGCTGCTCAACATGTTTGGTTCACCGTTTTTCACGGAGAGTGGAAACTCGGGTTGTTTCGTTGGGTGTGGTGAGTCTCTCAACAGGTGGTTGATGCAGTCTTATGTTGAAAGGATGCATTTGCTGTGA
- the LOC103872694 gene encoding protein NRT1/ PTR FAMILY 2.9 isoform X2, translated as MEAEKTEKKITGEDDDESKIIYRGWKVMPFIIGNETFEKLGIVGSSSNLVIYLTTVFNMKSITAATVVNIYSGTSNFGTIVAAFLCDSYFGRYKTLSVAMIACFLGSVAMDLTAVINQLHPAKCAKEIGSVCKGPSIVQIMFLAGAMVLLVIGAGGIRPCNLPFGADQFDPKTKEGKRGIESFFNWYFFTFTFAQMVSLTVIVYVQSNVSWSIGLAIPAILMFLGCIIFFSGSKLYVKVKPSGSPIHSITRVIVVAIKKRKLNLVGSMYNHTAKDFRNSKLSHTEQFRFLDKAAIQTPDDKLNIDGSPADPWKLCSMQQVEEVKCVIRVLPVWLSAALFYVAYIQQTTYTIFQSLQSDRHLGSKSFQIPPATYTVFLMLGMTIFIPIYDRVLVPFLRKYTGRDSGITQLQRVGAGMFLCITSMMVSATVEQHRRTVALTRPPLGFALRKGAISSMSGMWLIPQLVLMGVGDALAGVGQMEFYYKQFPENMRSFAGSLYYCGIGLASYLSSFLLSAVHNITEGSLGGNWLPEDLNKGRLEYFYYFVAGMMTINFAYFLLVSHWYRYKDVVAKDNDIDKVSV; from the exons ATGGAGGCTGAAAAGACAGAGAAGAAGATTACAGGGGAAGATGATGATGAGTCTAAGATCATCTACAGAGGGTGGAAAGTCATGCCCTTCATTATTG GAAATGAGACATTTGAGAAGCTTGGAATAGTTGGGAGCTCATCAAATCTAGTTATATACTTAACCACGGTTTTCAACATGAAAAGCATCACGGCAGCGACAGTAGTCAACATCTACTCTGGTACAAGCAACTTTGGCACCATCGTCGCCGCTTTCCTCTGCGACTCTTACTTCGGCCGCTACAAAACCCTATCTGTCGCCATGATCGCTTGCTTCCTC GGTTCGGTGGCAATGGACCTAACGGCAGTGATCAATCAGCTGCATCCAGCTAAATGCGCTAAAGAGATAGGTAGCGTGTGCAAGGGGCCATCCATCGTACAGATAATGTTTCTTGCCGGAGCAATGGTTTTGCTGGTGATCGGAGCCGGTGGCATCAGGCCATGCAATCTCCCGTTTGGTGCTGACCAGTTTGATCCTAAGACTAAAGAAGGGAAACGAGGGATTGAGAGTTTCTTTAATTGGTATTTCTTCACCTTCACGTTTGCTCAAATGGTGTCGTTAACGGTCATCGTCTACGTGCAGTCGAACGTGAGCTGGAGCATCGGTTTAGCCATCCCAGCTATCTTAATGTTTCTTGgttgcatcatcttcttctctggTTCTAAGCTTTATGTCAAGGTTAAACCTAGTGGCAGTCCTATTCACAGCATAACACGCGTCATCGTAGTCGCAATCAAGAAAAGGAAGTTGAATCTCGTTGGTTCGATGTACAACCACACTGCAAAGGACTTCAGGAACTCGAAACTGAGCCATACAGAGCAGTTTAG GTTCCTTGACAAAGCGGCAATCCAAACGCCAGACGATAAGCTGAACATAGACGGCTCTCCGGCGGATCCATGGAAGCTCTGCAGTATGCAGCAAGTGGAGGAAGTGAAATGCGTGATTCGGGTGCTTCCAGTTTGGCTCTCAGCAGCCTTGTTCTATGTAGCTTATATACAACAAACAACCTACACAATCTTCCAGTCTCTTCAATCCGATAGACACCTCGGTTCAAAGAGTTTCCAGATCCCTCCCGCCACTTATACAGTCTTCTTGATGCTTGGAATGACGATATTCATACCTATCTATGACCGCGTCCTTGTACCTTTCCTTAGAAAGTATACAGGTAGAGACAGCGGTATCACTCAACTGCAAAGAGTTGGAGCAGGAATGTTTCTATGCATCACAAGTATGATGGTGTCAGCAACTGTAGAGCAACACAGAAGAACTGTAGCTCTCACAAGACCGCCACTAGGCTTTGCACTAAGGAAAGGCGCAATCTCTTCGATGTCCGGTATGTGGCTGATTCCTCAGCTAGTGCTAATGGGTGTTGGGGACGCTCTAGCTGGAGTTGGTCAGATGGAGTTTTACTATAAACAGTTTCCAGAGAACATGAGAAGTTTCGCTGGTTCTTTGTATTATTGTGGGATTGGATTGGCGAGTTACCTCAGCAGCTTTCTGCTATCAGCTGTGCATAATATCACAGAGGGATCTTTGGGTGGGAATTGGCTTCCTGAAGATCTAAACAAGGGAAGACTGGAGTATTTTTACTACTTTGTTGCTGGTATGATGACTATAAACTTTGCTTATTTCTTATTAGTCTCACATTGGTACCGTTACAAAGATGTTGTGGCCAAGGACAATGACATAGATAAGGTTTCAGTGTAA